The Sporichthya brevicatena genome has a window encoding:
- a CDS encoding M20/M25/M40 family metallo-hydrolase, protein MNATPDPGADTSAAQAEVVGLCQDLIRIESVNFGDGSGPGERAAAEYVAEKLSEVGLDTEILESAPGRASVVTRIAGADPSRGALLIHGHIDVVPAFPDQWTLPPFAGQIADGCIWGRGAVDMKDTDAMVLAVIRQWMREGTVPPRDIVLAFVADEEAGGTYGARYLVDNHADKFEGCTEAISEVGGFSLTVAGKRLYAIETAQKGMAWMRLTAHGRAGHGSMIAEDNAVTALCEAVARLGAHQFPIRMTKTMQAFLDEIADLFGITLDPDDMDATIAQLGSMARMIGATLRNTANPTMLTAGYKTNVIPGEAHAVVDGRFLPGYEEEFLEQVQEVVGENIAIEMLHHDKALETTFDGALVDAMVASLLAEDPEARAIPYTLSGGTDAKSFSDLGMRCFGFAPLRLPADLDFSGMFHGVDERVPIDGLQFGVRVLDRFLRTC, encoded by the coding sequence ATGAACGCAACCCCGGACCCGGGCGCCGACACCAGCGCGGCGCAGGCGGAGGTCGTCGGCCTCTGCCAGGACCTCATCCGCATCGAATCGGTGAACTTCGGCGACGGCTCCGGGCCTGGGGAACGGGCCGCTGCGGAGTACGTCGCGGAGAAGCTCTCCGAGGTCGGTCTCGACACCGAGATCCTCGAGTCGGCGCCGGGTCGGGCGAGTGTCGTCACCCGCATCGCGGGGGCGGACCCGTCGCGCGGGGCGCTGCTGATCCACGGCCACATCGACGTCGTCCCGGCGTTCCCGGACCAGTGGACGTTGCCGCCGTTCGCCGGCCAGATCGCCGACGGGTGCATCTGGGGCCGCGGCGCGGTGGACATGAAGGACACCGACGCGATGGTCCTCGCCGTGATCCGGCAGTGGATGCGGGAGGGCACCGTCCCGCCGCGCGACATCGTGCTCGCGTTCGTCGCGGACGAGGAGGCCGGCGGCACCTACGGTGCCCGCTACCTGGTCGACAACCACGCCGACAAGTTCGAGGGCTGCACCGAGGCGATCAGCGAGGTCGGAGGCTTCTCCCTGACCGTCGCCGGCAAACGTCTCTACGCGATCGAGACCGCGCAGAAGGGCATGGCGTGGATGCGCCTGACCGCGCACGGCCGCGCCGGCCACGGCTCGATGATCGCCGAGGACAACGCCGTCACGGCCCTCTGCGAGGCGGTCGCGCGCCTCGGGGCGCACCAGTTCCCGATCCGCATGACGAAGACCATGCAGGCCTTCCTCGACGAGATCGCGGACCTGTTCGGGATCACCCTCGACCCCGACGACATGGACGCCACGATCGCCCAACTCGGCTCGATGGCACGCATGATCGGCGCGACCCTGCGCAACACCGCGAACCCCACGATGCTGACGGCCGGCTACAAGACCAACGTCATCCCCGGCGAGGCGCACGCGGTCGTCGACGGCCGCTTCCTCCCCGGTTACGAGGAGGAGTTCCTGGAGCAGGTCCAGGAGGTCGTGGGGGAGAACATCGCGATCGAGATGCTCCACCACGACAAGGCGCTCGAGACGACCTTCGACGGCGCGCTCGTCGACGCGATGGTCGCGTCGCTGCTGGCCGAGGACCCTGAGGCCCGCGCGATCCCGTACACGCTCTCCGGCGGCACCGACGCGAAGTCGTTCTCCGACCTCGGGATGCGGTGCTTCGGCTTCGCCCCGCTCCGGCTCCCGGCCGACCTCGACTTCTCCGGCATGTTCCACGGCGTCGACGAGCGGGTCCCGATCGACGGGCTGCAGTTCGGCGTCCGCGTCCTGGACCGGTTCCTCCGCACCTGCTGA
- a CDS encoding aldo/keto reductase: MEYRHLGRSGLAVSRLGLGTMTWGVDTDTDEAAQILAAFCDAGGTLVDTAAVYGDGKAEAILGELLGGTVPREDVVLATKAGISHRNGHNLLDTSRRALLDSLDASLTRLGTDHVDLWQVHVYSSATPAAEVMSALEQAVASGRARYVGVSNYGGWQLAQAATLQQNSAIGAQIVSDQVEYSLLNRNVESEVLPAAHALGVGVLAWSPLGRGVLTGKYRTGTPVDSRAASSRFGGFVEGYLNPTARAVVDAVATAASGLGCSPLEVALSWVRDHAGVTAAIVGARTRNQLQASLNAEGVTLPAEIRAALDDVSDPRRAAGAGVEQ; this comes from the coding sequence ATGGAATACCGCCACCTGGGGCGCAGCGGACTCGCCGTCTCCCGGCTGGGTCTCGGAACCATGACGTGGGGTGTCGACACCGACACCGACGAGGCCGCCCAGATCCTCGCCGCGTTCTGTGACGCCGGCGGCACGCTGGTCGACACCGCCGCGGTCTACGGCGACGGCAAGGCCGAGGCGATCCTGGGCGAGCTGCTCGGCGGCACCGTCCCCCGCGAGGACGTGGTCCTCGCCACCAAAGCGGGCATTTCACACCGGAACGGGCACAACCTGCTCGACACGTCCCGCCGGGCACTCCTGGACAGCCTGGACGCCTCGCTGACCCGGCTCGGCACCGACCACGTCGACCTGTGGCAGGTGCACGTCTACTCCAGCGCCACCCCGGCCGCCGAGGTGATGTCGGCCCTGGAGCAGGCCGTCGCCTCCGGACGCGCCCGCTACGTCGGCGTCTCGAACTACGGCGGCTGGCAGCTCGCCCAGGCCGCGACCCTGCAGCAGAACTCGGCGATCGGCGCGCAGATCGTCAGCGACCAGGTCGAGTACTCGCTGCTGAACCGGAACGTCGAGTCCGAAGTGCTCCCGGCCGCCCACGCTCTCGGCGTCGGCGTCCTGGCCTGGTCACCCCTCGGCCGCGGCGTCCTCACCGGGAAGTACCGGACGGGCACCCCGGTGGACTCCCGCGCCGCGTCCTCACGCTTCGGCGGATTCGTCGAGGGCTACCTGAACCCGACCGCCCGCGCGGTCGTGGACGCCGTCGCCACCGCGGCGAGCGGCCTCGGGTGCAGCCCGCTGGAGGTGGCGCTGTCCTGGGTCCGCGACCACGCCGGCGTCACCGCGGCGATCGTCGGCGCCCGGACCCGCAACCAGCTCCAGGCCTCGCTCAACGCCGAGGGCGTGACGCTCCCGGCCGAGATCCGGGCCGCCCTCGACGACGTCTCCGACCCGCGCCGGGCGGCCGGCGCGGGCGTCGAGCAGTAG
- a CDS encoding DUF5703 family protein, with protein sequence MTTYEFRTLYLPRGISRSAAQRILTDEAEYGHWELDRLRLFADGSRRVRLRRRVIRAVRTA encoded by the coding sequence ATGACCACGTACGAGTTCCGCACCCTGTACCTGCCCCGGGGCATCTCCCGCTCCGCCGCGCAGCGCATCCTCACCGACGAGGCCGAGTACGGACACTGGGAGTTGGACCGGCTTCGCCTGTTCGCCGACGGGAGCCGGCGCGTCCGTCTCCGCCGCCGCGTCATCCGCGCGGTCCGCACGGCCTGA